A stretch of Helicobacter pylori oki112 DNA encodes these proteins:
- a CDS encoding RelA/SpoT family protein → MNEIDKSVDIGFLRILDVIKKVTTPKGGIEILRTLIDFTPKIENALNLAAKSHKGQYRKSGEPYIVHPICVASLVAFCGGDEAMVCAALLHDVVEDTPCKIETIEQEFGQDVANLVDALTKITEIRKEELGVSAQDPRMVVSALTFRKILISAIQDPRALVVKISDRLHNMLTLDALPHDKQVRISKETLAVYAPIASRLGMSSIKNELEDKSFYYIYPEEYKNIKEYLQKNKQSLLLKLNAFASKLEKKLFDSGFSHSDFKLVTRVKRPYSIHLKMQRKGAVNIDEILDLLAIRILLKNPIDCYKVLGIIHLNFKPIVSRFKDYIALPKENGYKTIHTTIFDESSVYEVQIRTFDMHMGAEYGNSAHWKYKAGGVDNDDHHEGMRWLQNFKYHDSDLKNDPKEFYELAKNDLYREDIVVFSPHGDTYTLPVGAIALDFAYMVHSDLGDKATDAYINSKKALLNQELRSGDVVKIVKGDKVIPRFIWMDQLKTSKAKNHLRIQRRNRLKEIDTKSMINILATFFGRSVFEDVGLKDYKNFEEKLIDCGVETTLTEAMKSFENLAKLTEEIENKVFSLKEDAILEYQEMSLWTRGLRYLGFKTSVLNFLTPNRQWQCKELEHFSVCSSNALEIKQVLLNDCCYPKYGDEIIAIVTDLKDPKAIAHHKFCKKAMAEVDAKVPMVYIEWHKRDRTIYKMMFYLGEKKSVLASLLTFLNRNECNIVGVSYLGYKDKYSSHCEVSFEIATDKADWIRALINRKYQDRIVELSSLDDAYES, encoded by the coding sequence ATGAACGAAATTGATAAATCCGTTGATATCGGATTCTTACGGATTTTGGATGTTATTAAAAAAGTTACGACCCCAAAGGGTGGCATTGAAATCTTAAGGACTTTAATTGATTTCACGCCTAAAATTGAAAACGCCCTAAATTTAGCGGCCAAAAGCCATAAGGGGCAGTATAGAAAAAGCGGCGAGCCTTATATTGTCCATCCTATTTGTGTGGCAAGCTTGGTAGCGTTTTGTGGGGGCGATGAGGCGATGGTGTGCGCGGCACTTTTGCATGATGTGGTAGAAGACACGCCCTGTAAAATTGAAACGATTGAGCAAGAATTTGGGCAAGATGTGGCTAATTTAGTGGATGCGCTCACTAAAATCACTGAAATCAGGAAAGAAGAATTAGGAGTGAGCGCTCAAGATCCCAGAATGGTGGTTTCAGCACTCACTTTTAGAAAGATCCTAATTAGCGCGATACAAGATCCAAGAGCCTTAGTGGTAAAGATTAGCGACAGGTTGCACAACATGCTCACCTTAGACGCCTTGCCCCATGACAAGCAAGTGCGTATTTCTAAAGAAACTCTAGCGGTGTATGCCCCCATAGCGAGCCGATTGGGCATGTCTTCAATTAAAAATGAATTAGAAGATAAGAGCTTTTATTATATTTATCCAGAAGAGTATAAAAATATCAAGGAATATTTGCAAAAAAACAAGCAGTCTTTACTCTTAAAACTCAACGCTTTTGCAAGCAAGTTAGAAAAAAAACTTTTTGATAGCGGGTTTAGCCATTCTGATTTTAAACTCGTTACAAGGGTGAAACGCCCTTATTCTATCCATCTTAAGATGCAACGAAAGGGCGCGGTTAATATTGATGAAATTTTGGACTTGTTGGCCATTAGGATTTTATTGAAAAACCCGATTGATTGCTATAAGGTTTTAGGGATCATCCATTTAAATTTCAAACCCATTGTTTCTCGTTTTAAAGATTACATCGCTTTACCCAAAGAAAATGGTTATAAGACGATACACACGACCATTTTTGATGAATCTTCTGTTTATGAGGTGCAGATTCGCACCTTTGATATGCATATGGGGGCGGAGTATGGTAATTCAGCCCACTGGAAGTATAAAGCTGGGGGCGTGGATAATGACGATCATCATGAGGGCATGAGGTGGTTGCAAAATTTTAAATACCATGACAGCGATTTGAAAAACGACCCTAAGGAATTTTACGAACTCGCTAAGAACGATTTGTATCGTGAAGATATTGTCGTTTTTTCGCCCCATGGGGACACTTACACCTTACCGGTGGGAGCGATTGCTTTAGATTTTGCTTACATGGTGCATAGCGATTTAGGCGATAAAGCCACGGACGCTTATATCAATAGTAAAAAAGCCTTACTCAATCAAGAATTAAGGAGTGGGGATGTGGTTAAAATCGTTAAAGGCGATAAAGTAATACCTCGTTTCATTTGGATGGATCAGCTTAAAACTTCTAAGGCTAAAAACCATTTGCGCATCCAAAGAAGAAACCGCTTGAAAGAAATTGACACTAAGAGCATGATCAATATCTTAGCGACTTTTTTTGGGCGCTCTGTTTTTGAAGATGTGGGTTTGAAAGATTATAAAAACTTTGAAGAAAAATTGATAGATTGTGGGGTGGAAACCACCTTAACAGAAGCGATGAAAAGCTTTGAAAATTTAGCCAAACTCACTGAAGAAATTGAAAATAAGGTGTTTTCTTTAAAAGAAGATGCGATTTTAGAATACCAAGAGATGAGTTTATGGACTCGAGGTTTAAGGTATTTGGGTTTTAAAACCAGCGTTTTGAATTTTTTAACCCCAAACCGGCAGTGGCAGTGTAAGGAATTAGAACATTTTAGCGTTTGTTCAAGCAACGCTTTAGAAATCAAACAGGTGTTGTTGAATGATTGTTGTTATCCTAAATATGGCGATGAAATCATTGCGATTGTAACGGATTTAAAAGATCCAAAGGCGATCGCGCACCATAAATTTTGCAAAAAAGCGATGGCGGAAGTGGATGCTAAAGTGCCGATGGTTTATATAGAATGGCACAAGCGGGATCGAACGATTTATAAAATGATGTTTTATTTAGGCGAAAAAAAGTCGGTTTTAGCGAGTTTATTGACTTTTTTAAACAGGAATGAATGCAATATTGTGGGCGTGTCTTACTTAGGCTATAAAGACAAGTATTCTAGCCATTGCGAAGTGAGTTTTGAAATAGCTACGGATAAGGCGGATTGGATCAGAGCCTTAATCAATCGCAAATATCAAGATAGGATTGTAGAATTATCCAGTCTGGATGATGCTTATGAATCATAA
- the tyrS gene encoding tyrosine--tRNA ligase — protein MEQKVSIALKEIKRGANEIIGLEYIEKLVRKYYETNERFIVKAGFDPTAPDLHLGHTVLIQKLALLQQYGARVKFLIGDFTAMIGDPTGKNETRKPLNREQVLENAKTYEEQIYKILDQKHTEVCFNSTWLDALGAKGMIELCAKFSVARMLERDDFAKRYKENRPISIVEFLYPLLQGYDSVAMDADIELGGNDQKFNLLVGRFLQRAYGLNKEQSVITMPLLEGLDGVQKMSKSLGNYVGITEEPNAMFGKIMSVSDDLMWRYYTLLSAKTLEEIEDLKHGILNQTLHPKAVKEDLAGEIVARYYDNDQAFKAKEQFSKVFSANLLPEILSESDFDEGVGVLDVLKQIGFCPSTSQARRDIQGGGVKINQEVIKNESYRFVKGNYVIQLGKKRFMKLNIN, from the coding sequence ATGGAACAAAAAGTCAGTATCGCCTTAAAAGAGATCAAAAGAGGCGCTAATGAAATCATTGGATTAGAATATATTGAAAAGTTGGTGAGAAAATATTACGAAACCAATGAACGCTTTATCGTTAAAGCCGGGTTTGATCCTACCGCTCCCGATTTGCATTTAGGGCATACGGTATTGATCCAAAAACTGGCTTTATTGCAACAATATGGGGCTAGGGTTAAGTTTTTGATTGGGGATTTTACCGCTATGATAGGCGATCCTACGGGTAAAAATGAAACCAGAAAGCCCTTAAACCGGGAGCAAGTCTTAGAAAACGCTAAAACTTATGAAGAGCAAATCTATAAAATTTTAGATCAAAAACACACCGAAGTGTGCTTTAATTCCACTTGGTTGGATGCTTTAGGTGCAAAGGGCATGATAGAATTGTGCGCGAAGTTTTCAGTCGCTAGAATGCTAGAAAGGGACGATTTTGCTAAACGCTATAAAGAAAACCGCCCCATTAGTATCGTGGAATTTTTATACCCTTTGTTGCAGGGCTATGATTCAGTGGCGATGGATGCGGATATTGAGCTTGGGGGCAATGATCAAAAGTTTAATTTGCTGGTGGGGCGTTTTTTGCAACGGGCTTATGGCTTGAATAAAGAGCAGTCTGTCATTACCATGCCTTTGTTAGAGGGGCTTGATGGGGTGCAAAAAATGAGTAAAAGCTTGGGGAATTATGTGGGGATCACTGAAGAGCCTAATGCGATGTTTGGGAAGATCATGAGCGTGAGCGATGATCTCATGTGGCGCTATTACACCCTTTTGAGCGCTAAGACTTTAGAAGAAATTGAAGACTTAAAACATGGTATTTTAAACCAAACCTTGCACCCTAAAGCCGTTAAAGAGGATCTCGCTGGTGAAATCGTGGCTCGTTATTACGACAATGATCAAGCATTCAAGGCTAAAGAGCAATTTTCTAAAGTGTTTAGCGCAAACCTTTTGCCCGAAATTTTATCAGAAAGCGATTTTGATGAGGGGGTTGGGGTTTTAGATGTTTTAAAACAGATTGGCTTTTGCCCATCCACTTCACAAGCCAGGCGCGATATTCAAGGGGGAGGGGTAAAGATTAATCAAGAAGTGATAAAAAATGAGAGTTATCGTTTTGTTAAAGGAAATTATGTTATACAGCTTGGTAAGAAAAGATTTATGAAATTAAATATTAACTAA
- the fabX gene encoding decanoate oxidase/trans-2-decenoyl-[acyl-carrier protein] isomerase FabX: MVSTLKPLKIGKHTIKFPIFQGGMGVGISWDELAGNVAKEGALGVISAVGTGYYKNMRFVERIVAKKPFEALNFYSKKALNEIFANARKICGNNPLGANILYAINDYGRVLRDSCEAGANIIITGAGLPTNMPEFAKDFSDVALIPIISSAKALKILCKRWSDRYKRIPDAFIVEGPLSGGHQGFKYEDCFKEEFRLENLVPKVVEASKEWGNIPIIAAGGIWDRKDIDTMLSLGASGVQMATRFLGTKECDAKVYADLLPTLNKEDILLIKSPVGYPARAINTGVIKRIEEGNAPKIACVSNCVAPCNRGEEAKKVGYCIADGLGRSYLGNREEGLYFTGANGYRVDKIISVHELIKELTEG; encoded by the coding sequence ATGGTATCAACACTCAAACCGCTAAAAATCGGTAAGCACACCATAAAATTCCCTATCTTTCAAGGGGGAATGGGTGTGGGGATTAGCTGGGATGAACTAGCTGGAAATGTTGCCAAAGAAGGGGCTTTAGGAGTGATTTCAGCCGTAGGGACTGGTTATTATAAAAACATGCGTTTTGTAGAAAGGATTGTGGCTAAAAAACCCTTTGAAGCCTTGAATTTTTATTCCAAAAAAGCGTTGAATGAGATTTTTGCAAACGCTAGGAAAATTTGCGGGAACAACCCTTTAGGAGCGAATATTTTATACGCTATCAATGACTATGGTCGTGTTTTAAGGGACTCTTGTGAAGCGGGAGCGAATATCATTATTACAGGGGCTGGTTTGCCCACCAACATGCCTGAATTCGCTAAGGATTTTAGCGATGTGGCGCTCATCCCTATTATTTCTTCAGCGAAGGCTTTAAAAATCCTTTGTAAAAGGTGGAGCGATCGGTATAAAAGAATCCCGGACGCGTTTATTGTGGAAGGGCCTTTGAGTGGGGGGCATCAGGGCTTTAAATACGAAGATTGTTTCAAAGAAGAATTCCGATTAGAAAACTTAGTGCCTAAAGTTGTGGAGGCTTCTAAAGAATGGGGGAATATCCCTATCATCGCTGCTGGGGGGATTTGGGATAGGAAGGATATAGACACCATGCTAAGTCTTGGAGCGAGTGGGGTGCAAATGGCGACTCGTTTTTTAGGCACGAAAGAATGCGACGCTAAAGTGTATGCCGATCTTTTGCCCACGCTCAACAAAGAAGATATTTTACTCATTAAATCGCCTGTAGGCTATCCGGCTAGGGCTATCAATACGGGGGTGATCAAGCGCATTGAAGAGGGTAACGCGCCCAAAATCGCATGCGTGAGCAATTGTGTAGCGCCTTGTAACAGGGGCGAAGAGGCTAAAAAGGTGGGCTATTGTATCGCTGATGGCTTGGGGCGCAGTTATTTAGGAAACAGAGAAGAGGGGCTTTATTTTACCGGGGCTAATGGCTATAGAGTGGATAAGATTATCAGCGTGCATGAATTGATTAAAGAGCTTACAGAGGGTTAA
- a CDS encoding N-acetylmuramoyl-L-alanine amidase family protein, which produces MLVRLGVVACLFWLHFAYATTLKITNIVPFGSSSVKISFNQEIKKLKEVSLKNFKSYLELEAILTIPKKHYQFSKQSSITIAQFSPKLVRVVISHAPKMTYEVKILKDKLYVSIVEKKPLTRHQMAPKPPKHHALKHPTPKPAPKSIKKEAKEIKEKTPTKHARSKHAHSPLNERSAKKEIPKKEIPKKEIPKKEIPKKEAENEGKNQVLITEKNDASIKTKRKKHKKIVLDAGHGGKDCGAMSANLVCEKDIVLEVVKFLHKELKKRGYSVLLTRDKDIYIDLVARTELANKKSADLFISVHANSIPKRSTSNAHGIETYFLSTARSERARKVAEQENKDDVNLMDYFSKSLLLNSLNTQRLIVSNKLAIDVQYGMLQSIRKNYPDVVDGGVREGPFWVLAGALMPSILIEIGYNSHAIESKRIQSKPYQKILAKGIADGIDSFFSKND; this is translated from the coding sequence GTGCTTGTGAGGTTAGGGGTTGTTGCATGTCTTTTTTGGTTGCATTTTGCTTATGCGACAACCCTTAAAATTACCAACATTGTGCCTTTTGGCTCTAGCAGTGTTAAAATCTCATTCAATCAAGAAATTAAAAAACTCAAAGAAGTTTCGCTCAAAAATTTCAAGAGTTATTTGGAATTAGAAGCCATTTTAACCATTCCTAAAAAGCATTACCAATTTTCTAAACAATCGTCCATCACGATCGCGCAATTTAGCCCTAAATTAGTGCGAGTGGTCATTAGCCATGCCCCTAAGATGACTTATGAAGTTAAAATCCTTAAAGACAAGCTCTATGTTTCTATCGTGGAGAAAAAGCCCTTAACCAGGCATCAAATGGCGCCAAAACCACCCAAGCACCATGCACTAAAACACCCCACACCTAAACCTGCCCCTAAATCTATTAAAAAAGAGGCTAAAGAGATTAAAGAGAAAACGCCAACTAAGCATGCGCGCTCAAAACATGCGCATTCTCCATTGAACGAAAGGAGCGCTAAAAAAGAAATTCCTAAAAAAGAAATTCCTAAAAAAGAAATTCCTAAAAAAGAAATTCCTAAAAAAGAAGCAGAAAATGAGGGTAAGAACCAAGTTCTTATAACAGAAAAAAATGATGCTTCCATCAAAACCAAGCGCAAAAAACACAAAAAGATCGTTTTAGACGCCGGGCATGGGGGGAAAGATTGCGGGGCGATGAGCGCGAATTTAGTGTGTGAAAAAGACATTGTTTTAGAAGTGGTGAAGTTTTTGCATAAAGAGCTTAAAAAAAGAGGCTATAGCGTTTTATTGACAAGGGATAAGGACATTTATATTGATTTAGTGGCCCGCACGGAATTAGCCAATAAAAAAAGCGCGGATTTATTCATCTCAGTGCATGCCAATTCCATCCCTAAACGCTCCACCTCTAACGCTCATGGCATAGAAACTTATTTTTTATCCACCGCAAGGAGCGAAAGGGCTAGGAAAGTGGCTGAGCAAGAAAATAAAGACGATGTGAATTTGATGGATTATTTTTCTAAAAGTTTGCTTTTAAATTCATTGAACACGCAGCGATTGATTGTCTCTAACAAATTAGCGATTGACGTGCAATACGGCATGCTCCAAAGTATCCGCAAAAATTACCCTGATGTGGTGGATGGGGGCGTGAGAGAGGGGCCTTTTTGGGTATTAGCCGGGGCTTTAATGCCTTCAATTTTAATAGAAATTGGTTATAATTCCCATGCGATAGAATCTAAACGCATCCAAAGCAAACCGTATCAAAAGATCTTGGCTAAGGGCATTGCTGATGGCATTGATAGTTTCTTCAGCAAGAATGATTAG